The DNA region CCAGCGACTTGAACCGGGCCGCTGCCCTTTCGCCGTACCCCACCTTTGTCTTGAGGAAGTCCTTGCCGAAGGCCTCCTTGTAAACCCTCCCCAGGAGGTGGGATTGCGCTACTAACGCCAGCTCCGGACGGTCAATGGCGCGTTTTAAGAGCTCTAGTTGCACCATGTCGGCCAGCTCCCAGCTCCACACAACTTCTTTCTTCACCTCCAGGGATACGTCGACGTTTGTATCAACCCCCACGTCGGCCCCCGCCTTGGCTATAGAGATTTTGAGCTTCTCCATGGAGAAAGGCTCCACACGGCCGTCGAGCTTGTTAACTGACATCGTACAATCCTCATTTTTGAGATATATTTGCTGTAGGTAAAATAGGCGGGGGGGAGATCTGTGGAAGTTCTTATTAGTCCTGTCTTATTTCGCGAGGGAGATGAATTCTGCGTCGCTCTGGATTATCTGCTGCTCCTCGATGACTTTGTCTAGATACCTCCTCCCCGACTCTTTGAGAACTGCATATACGGCGTCGGCGACCTCCTCTGGCACTTTGGGGACGGGGTGGGGGAGGCCCAGCCGCCCCACGGTGGCCTTTGCCAGCAACCACATCTTCACGTGGCTCTTCTCCACCTCCTCCACGTCTATGCCTAGCCAGTACATCTCTCTGACGAGGCCGAATGCGAGGAGCTTCACGAGGTGCTCCCAGTGCTCTTCCAGGATTTCGGCCTCCCTCTCGGCAAGCGCCTTGGCGATTTGCTCAACTTTTTGCTCCTGCTTGTGGAACCTCGCCCTCGAGATGACGGCGACTATTTCGGGGTCTAGCACCGGCCTAAGCGACTTGTACAACATGACGGCCGACAACATGGCTTGGCTGGCCATTACGGCCCTAACCGCGTTCTCCACAGCCTCATCCACATCCAGCTCCTTCTCAGTCCTCCCATCTCTAAGCGCCAGGACGTCTCCAGGCTCCACCGGGTCTAAAAGCACTAGCGCTCCGTCTTTAAAAACGGCTGGGACGCTCAGGACATACTGCCTCAGGTAGGGGAAGTATGGCGTCGTGGCCATCTCGAAGCTCACCCCCGCCTCCCCCTTGAGGGCCTTGTACAGAGCGTAGGAGGACTTGCATGTGTGGTGTATCACCACTCTAATCATGGTAGTAAAATTTCCGGGATTTATATCGGAAATCGTTCCCGTCTTCACAGCTCAGCTAAGACCAATCTCGTCACCGCTTTAACTTTTTAATGGATATTTGTTCTTAGCGCCGTGATATTCAGAAAGAGGGGGCCTAGGCTCACCCCCGTCACTAAGACAGAGGTGGTAAAGAGGTTGCTCGAAATGGCGCCGGTGAAAATAGGCAATAGCGATAAGGCAGTGCTCGTCTTCTTCGACCTCAGATGCCCCTTCTGTGCGCGGCTTTTTAAAGAGGCTGAGGAAACCCTTGTGGAGATGGCGAGGAGGGGCGTAATCACGTTGGCCATGTGCGACTACGTGGTGCACAAAGACGCCGAGCCTCTGCACAGGAAGCTGAGGTGCACAGCCGAGGATGAAAGGCTGAAGTTCATCGCAGAGGCCTTCAGCGGGAAGAAGGTTGAGGTCGGCGACTGCCCCGAGGGCAACTTGAGGGAGTGCGAAAGGCTGGCTGAGGAAGTGGGCGTCTACGGGACCCCCACCATAATTTTCTACAACTTCGCCAAGGGGAGGGGCTACATTCACTTCGGCTACATGTCACCCAGCGAAGTCCTAGAGGCTATCTCCGCCTTATGATCCTGGGAGAGGTAGCCGGGGGGTATGTACTGCGCGACTTCTACACCCACCTCCTATTCGACGTGGCCAGCCCCCTGGGCGAGGTCACCGTCGTCCCTCCCCCGCCTGGCTCTTCCTACCAATTCGCCGTGATAGGGGCACTGGTGGCGAAGCTGGGGTACAGGGCCAAGGTGCTGAACCTGCCCACCTGTAGGAGGTCCACCATAGCTAAGGTTTTGGCCAACGCGTCGGGGGAACTTGTCTACGTCGGCTACGCCCACAGGCTGGCCTACGCCGGGCCGGGCGCTGTGGTGAACCCAGAAGAGCTCACGCTAGAAAACGTGCGCAGAGTAGCGAGGAGTAATACTAGGTATAGGGTTATGTGGGAGAAGTGCCTGTGGGGCGATCTGCAACCGAGGGAGGTGGTGGTTCTCGGCCAGCTACCAGAGGCCCTGCCCAGGCTAGAGGTCTGGCTGGCAGAGAGGCTTGGCAGACGGTAGCTCGTAGACGTTGCCCCTTATCCTCCTGACCCCGTATATCTTCCAGCTCCCTGGGTTGAGTATCTTCTCCTGGACGTTGACATACGGCACATGGCTATGGCCGTATACGAGCCACACGTTGTCCCCCAGCCCTAGCTTTTTCCGAAGGGCCCTTCCGATGTGTCCCCTTTTCAGCAAGTCTAGGAAATATGCCGCGACGCCGTTTTTCACCATCCTATCTCCGTGTGTGATTACAAATTTCCCATCTACGACGATCTCCCCGTTGTGCGCCGCTACTTCGACGCCGTCTATCTCGGCGGCGAGGGGGCCCGGCAGAATGGGATCGTGAGAAGACGAGCTGAGCGCTATGTAAAGCCTCCTGGGCCTAATCCCTAGGATTTCCATCGCCTTTTTGAAAAGCTGAAGGGCCTCCTCTCTATTAATCCTCCTGTGCTGGTCGTCGAACAAATCGCCGGTGATCGCCACCTCCTCCGGGCTTATTGATTTCAGACAACTCCTCAGCTCCTGTATCTTGGCACTGCGGGAGCCGATGTGCACATCGCCAAAGACAATCACGCCGGTTCCCAACTCCTTCTTTATAACAAATACCGTATTTAGATATATATAGACAGTGTTTCGATGGGTGCATGCGTAGAGTTGCAATTATCGGAGCTGCCGGAAGAGACTTCCACGTCTATAACACCGTATACCGAGGCTCGCGAGAATATAAAGTCGTGGCGTTTCTAATGACCCAGATCCCTATCCCAAACAGGAGATATCCGCCCTCTCTCTCGGGCGTGCCGGAAGGCGTTCCAATATACACCTGGAAAAGTTACGAGGAGTTGACTAGATATCTAAAAGAGCTCCGTGTCGACGAGGCAGTCTTGGCGTTCAGCGATTTGACCTATGAGGATGTTGGCCACATAATCTCAGCGGTGTTGGCCAGCGGCGCCTCATTTAAAATACACGGGCCCAACGACACGTACCTAAATTCTATAAAGCCCGTCATCGCAGTAACGGCAACTAGAACAGGCGCGGGAAAATCCACTGTCTCCCGGGAGGTTGTAAGAGAACTCACCTCGCGTGGGTTAAGGGTCGTGGCTGTGAGGCACCCTATGCCGTACAGAGAGCTGGAGGACAGCGTCGTGGAGGTATTCAAAAAGCCGGAAGACCTAGAGAAGCTTACCTTCGAGGAGAGAGAGGAGTACGAGCAGTACGTCGAGATGGGCGTGCCCGTCCTTGCCGGCGTGGACTACGGACTGGTGCTGAGGGAGGCAGAGAGGCACGGCGACGTTGTCTTGTGGGACGGCGGCAACAACGACTTCCCCTTCTTCAAGCCGGGCTTCATGATTGTAGTTACCGACGCCAGGAGGGCTGGGCACGAGGTCGGCTCCTTCCCAGGAGAGGTCAACCTACGTCTAGCAGACGCCGTGATAATTACAAAGGTCAGTGACGCCGGGAGGGAAAACGTCGAAAAAGTTGTGGCCAATGTCAAGAGGGTCAACCCCAGGGCCACCATAACCAAGGCAGACCTAGAAGTCGGCGTCGACAGCAACATATCGGGCAAGAGGGTACTGGTGGTCGAAGACGCGCCGACAGTCACCCACGGAGGGTTGCCCTACGCCGCTGGCTACATTGCTGCGGTTAAATACGGCGCAGTTGTGGTAGACCCAAGACCCTACGCCGTGGGCGTAATTAAAAAAGTGTACGAAGAGTACGGCACAGGGCCCGTCTTGCCAAGTCTGGGCTACACCGAGGAGCAGAAACGTGACCTAGAAGAAACTATTAGAAGGGCCGACGCAGACCTCGTGTTGCTCGCTACTCCTGCGAAAATTGAGCGCGTCGTCAAGATTGACAAGCCGATTGCGAGGGTCTCCTGGAGGCTTAAGGTAGTGGAAGGGCCGACAGTCAAAGAACTTATTGATCGGTTCCTCGAAACGGCGTCTCTACGCTAGCGTAATTTCCCCTGCGGGGACGCCTCCCAATAGTGAGAGAAGACCGCGTAGGTACTTCGCCGTCTGTACCAGCCTCTCCTCTCCAACCCCAGCGACGCCGGCAACCACCACCAACACGTCCCGCGTGCCCTCCTCTATTTTTGTCTCCACGCTGTCTCTATACGGGTAGATATGGAGTATCTGGCCGTCCGCGGCGAGTACTATCTGGTTCTCCAGCTCCATGGGGGAGCCCCCTATTGGGTGGAAGACCTCCCCCTTCCTAGACATCCTAATCCGCAGAGGCCCTCCCCTAATTTTCGCCACGTCGTACAGCCCTATGGGGACCATGTACTTTACCGACGCGGCGTTCCCCGCGTCAACGACGGGGTTTATCCGGGGCAACGGCTCGCCGCGGAGGACCCTCCTCAGCAACGCCTCCTGGGCCGGCCTCTGCTTCGTGGGATCTATGCCTAGAACCCTCCAGTAGAAGTCGCGGTAGGCCCTAATTATGGGGTGATCCTTCAGCGTCTCTAGCGACAGCGACTGCCGCGTCTCCTCCACCGCACGCCTAATCTCCTCCTCCAGCTGAGGGAGGTACTTGGTGTTGTCAACCCCCTTGACTACGTCGTAAGCCACAAATACGCCCAGATTCCTCACTTCGTTGACTATAGCCAGCATGGGGATAGAAAAGGGGGGAATTAAAAACTACAGCCAGGACTGAATTTCTGCAAGTGCCTTCTTGACCTTTTCTAGCTTCTCCCGCAACTCCGCCACCTGCTTGCTA from Pyrobaculum arsenaticum DSM 13514 includes:
- a CDS encoding thioredoxin/glutaredoxin; this encodes MIRVVIHHTCKSSYALYKALKGEAGVSFEMATTPYFPYLRQYVLSVPAVFKDGALVLLDPVEPGDVLALRDGRTEKELDVDEAVENAVRAVMASQAMLSAVMLYKSLRPVLDPEIVAVISRARFHKQEQKVEQIAKALAEREAEILEEHWEHLVKLLAFGLVREMYWLGIDVEEVEKSHVKMWLLAKATVGRLGLPHPVPKVPEEVADAVYAVLKESGRRYLDKVIEEQQIIQSDAEFISLAK
- a CDS encoding DsbA family protein, whose protein sequence is MIFRKRGPRLTPVTKTEVVKRLLEMAPVKIGNSDKAVLVFFDLRCPFCARLFKEAEETLVEMARRGVITLAMCDYVVHKDAEPLHRKLRCTAEDERLKFIAEAFSGKKVEVGDCPEGNLRECERLAEEVGVYGTPTIIFYNFAKGRGYIHFGYMSPSEVLEAISAL
- a CDS encoding phosphohydrolase, which codes for MIVFGDVHIGSRSAKIQELRSCLKSISPEEVAITGDLFDDQHRRINREEALQLFKKAMEILGIRPRRLYIALSSSSHDPILPGPLAAEIDGVEVAAHNGEIVVDGKFVITHGDRMVKNGVAAYFLDLLKRGHIGRALRKKLGLGDNVWLVYGHSHVPYVNVQEKILNPGSWKIYGVRRIRGNVYELPSAKPLCQPDL
- a CDS encoding cyclic 2,3-diphosphoglycerate synthase, producing the protein MRRVAIIGAAGRDFHVYNTVYRGSREYKVVAFLMTQIPIPNRRYPPSLSGVPEGVPIYTWKSYEELTRYLKELRVDEAVLAFSDLTYEDVGHIISAVLASGASFKIHGPNDTYLNSIKPVIAVTATRTGAGKSTVSREVVRELTSRGLRVVAVRHPMPYRELEDSVVEVFKKPEDLEKLTFEEREEYEQYVEMGVPVLAGVDYGLVLREAERHGDVVLWDGGNNDFPFFKPGFMIVVTDARRAGHEVGSFPGEVNLRLADAVIITKVSDAGRENVEKVVANVKRVNPRATITKADLEVGVDSNISGKRVLVVEDAPTVTHGGLPYAAGYIAAVKYGAVVVDPRPYAVGVIKKVYEEYGTGPVLPSLGYTEEQKRDLEETIRRADADLVLLATPAKIERVVKIDKPIARVSWRLKVVEGPTVKELIDRFLETASLR
- a CDS encoding B3/4 domain-containing protein — its product is MLAIVNEVRNLGVFVAYDVVKGVDNTKYLPQLEEEIRRAVEETRQSLSLETLKDHPIIRAYRDFYWRVLGIDPTKQRPAQEALLRRVLRGEPLPRINPVVDAGNAASVKYMVPIGLYDVAKIRGGPLRIRMSRKGEVFHPIGGSPMELENQIVLAADGQILHIYPYRDSVETKIEEGTRDVLVVVAGVAGVGEERLVQTAKYLRGLLSLLGGVPAGEITLA